A genome region from Tenebrio molitor chromosome 4, icTenMoli1.1, whole genome shotgun sequence includes the following:
- the LOC138129186 gene encoding farnesol dehydrogenase-like has product MVLSMDRWVGKVAIVTGASSGIGKAIAASLVEQGLIVVGIARRSELVEEHSKQLSGKKGKLHAVKADVTKEEDILKAFEWTSKKLGLVHILINNAGTHKRTTLTEGNTEDWKATLDLNVLGLCIATREAVKVMKANNINGHIIHINSVAGHTVPNVRHLNVYPAAKFAVTALTETLRQELTHLGSKIKVTSVSPGFVESELTTQRKTHTPEVKAMLAQMPILKGEDVADCVVYALSTPEHVQIHELTIKPVGEKV; this is encoded by the exons ATGGTTCTCTCAATGGACAGATGGGTGGGCAAAGTAGCCATCGTCACGGGTGCAAGTTCTGGCATTGGTAAAGCCATCGCCGCCTCCCTGGTAGAACAAGGCCTCATA GTGGTGGGCATAGCTCGTCGTTCTGAGCTCGTCGAAGAACATTCCAAGCAACTGTCTGGAAAGAAGGGGAAACTCCACGCGGTCAAAGCTGACGTCACTAAAGAAGAAGACATCTTGAAGGCCTTCGAGTGGACCAGTAAGAAACTAGGCCTTGTCCATATCCTCATCAACAACGCCGGTACTCACAAACGCACTACTTTGACAGAAGGCAACACCGAAGATTGGAAGGCCACCTTGGATCTGAACGTCTTGGGATTGTGCATTGCCACCAGAGAAGCTGTCAAGGTCATGAAAGCCAACAACATCAACGGCCACATCATCCACATCAACAGCGTTGCGGGACACACAGTACCCAACGTACGCCATCTGAACGTGTACCCGGCTGCGAAGTTCGCTGTTACGGCCTTGACAGAAACGCTGAGGCAAGAACTAACACATCTCGGTAGCAAAATCAAGGTCACG AGTGTCAGTCCCGGATTCGTGGAAAGCGAGTTGACCACTCAGCGCAAGACTCACACTCCTGAGGTCAAAGCTATGCTAGCACAGATGCCCATTTTGAAGGGTGAAGATGTCGCAGATTGTGTCGTCTATGCCTTGTCAACCCCAGAACATGTCCAA ATCCACGAGCTCACAATCAAACCAGTCGGAGAAAAAGTGTAA
- the LOC138129943 gene encoding farnesol dehydrogenase-like isoform X2, producing MVLSMDRWVGKVAIVTGASSGIGKAIAASLVEHGLIVVGTARRSELVEEHSKQLSGKKGKLHGIKADFTKEEDILKTFAWTTKNLGPVHILVNNAGTAKPTNLTEGKTEDWKAVLDLNVLGLCIATREAVKVMKANNINGHIVHINSVLGHNVFSGAHVNVYPASKYAVTALTETLRQELNHLGSKIKVTSVSPGLVESELTTLNKTQSPERKAMLEKMPILKSEDIADGVVYALSTPEHVQIYELTIRPL from the exons ATGGTTCTCTCGATGGACAGATGGGTAGGCAAAGTTGCCATAGTGACAGGTGCCAGTTCAGGAATCGGCAAAGCCATCGCCGCCTCTCTAGTCGAACACGGCTTGATC GTGGTGGGTACTGCCCGTCGCTCTGAACTCGTCGAAGAACATTCCAAGCAACTCTCCGGAAAGAAAGGGAAGCTCCACGGGATCAAAGCCGACTTCACTAAAGAAGAAGACATCTTGAAGACCTTCGCCTGGACCACAAAGAACTTGGGACCGGTTCACATCCTCGTCAACAACGCCGGTACTGCTAAACCCACCAACTTGACAGAAGGTAAAACCGAAGACTGGAAGGCCGTTCTGGATCTGAACGTCTTGGGTTTGTGCATTGCCACCAGAGAAGCCGTCAAGGTCATGAAAGCCAACAACATCAACGGTCACATCGTCCACATCAACAGTGTCCTGGGACACAATGTATTCAGCGGTGCACACGTGAATGTGTACCCAGCCTCGAAGTACGCTGTTACGGCCTTGACGGAGACCTTGAGGCAAGAACTGAACCATCTGGGTAGCAAGATCAAGGTCACG AGCGTCAGTCCCGGATTGGTTGAGAGCGAGTTGACCACTCTGAATAAGACTCAGAGTCCTGAGAGGAAGGCTATGTTGGAAAAGATGCCCATTCTGAAGAGCGAAGACATCGCAGATGGCGTTGTCTACGCCTTGTCAACCCCGGAACACGTCCAG atCTACGAGCTCACAATCAGGCCACTTTGA
- the LOC138129943 gene encoding farnesol dehydrogenase-like isoform X1: protein MVLSMDRWVGKVAIVTGASSGIGKAIAASLVEHGLIVVGTARRSELVEEHSKQLSGKKGKLHGIKADFTKEEDILKTFAWTTKNLGPVHILVNNAGTAKPTNLTEGKTEDWKAVLDLNVLGLCIATREAVKVMKANNINGHIVHINSVLGHNVFSGAHVNVYPASKYAVTALTETLRQELNHLGSKIKVTSVSPGLVESELTTLNKTQSPERKAMLEKMPILKSEDIADGVVYALSTPEHVQIHELTIKPVGEIN from the exons ATGGTTCTCTCGATGGACAGATGGGTAGGCAAAGTTGCCATAGTGACAGGTGCCAGTTCAGGAATCGGCAAAGCCATCGCCGCCTCTCTAGTCGAACACGGCTTGATC GTGGTGGGTACTGCCCGTCGCTCTGAACTCGTCGAAGAACATTCCAAGCAACTCTCCGGAAAGAAAGGGAAGCTCCACGGGATCAAAGCCGACTTCACTAAAGAAGAAGACATCTTGAAGACCTTCGCCTGGACCACAAAGAACTTGGGACCGGTTCACATCCTCGTCAACAACGCCGGTACTGCTAAACCCACCAACTTGACAGAAGGTAAAACCGAAGACTGGAAGGCCGTTCTGGATCTGAACGTCTTGGGTTTGTGCATTGCCACCAGAGAAGCCGTCAAGGTCATGAAAGCCAACAACATCAACGGTCACATCGTCCACATCAACAGTGTCCTGGGACACAATGTATTCAGCGGTGCACACGTGAATGTGTACCCAGCCTCGAAGTACGCTGTTACGGCCTTGACGGAGACCTTGAGGCAAGAACTGAACCATCTGGGTAGCAAGATCAAGGTCACG AGCGTCAGTCCCGGATTGGTTGAGAGCGAGTTGACCACTCTGAATAAGACTCAGAGTCCTGAGAGGAAGGCTATGTTGGAAAAGATGCCCATTCTGAAGAGCGAAGACATCGCAGATGGCGTTGTCTACGCCTTGTCAACCCCGGAACACGTCCAG ATCCACGAGCTCACAATCAAACCAGTTGGAGAAATTAATTAG
- the LOC138129947 gene encoding farnesol dehydrogenase-like: MVLSMDRWVGKVAIVTGASSGIGKAIAASLVEQGLIVVGIARRSELVEEHSKQLSGKKGKLHAVKADVTKEEDILKAFEWTSKKLGPVHILINNAGTGKRTTLTEGKTEDWKAVLDLNVLGLCIATREAVKVMKANNINGHIVHINSIAGHTVMNIPQINVYPASKFAVTALTETLRQELTHLNSNIKITSVSPGMVESELTTLSKTQTPEAKAMLAQMPILKGEDIADGVVYALSTPEHVQIHELTIKPVGEKV, encoded by the exons ATGGTTCTCTCGATGGACAGATGGGTGGGCAAAGTAGCCATCGTCACGGGTGCCAGTTCTGGCATTGGTAAAGCCATCGCCGCCTCCCTGGTAGAACAAGGCCTCATA GTGGTGGGCATAGCTCGTCGTTCTGAGCTCGTCGAAGAACATTCCAAGCAACTGTCTGGAAAGAAGGGGAAACTTCACGCGGTCAAAGCTGACGTCACTAAAGAAGAAGACATATTGAAAGCCTTCGAGTGGACCAGTAAGAAACTAGGCCCTGTCCATATCCTCATCAACAACGCCGGTACTGGAAAACGCACCACCTTGACAGAAGGCAAGACCGAAGATTGGAAAGCCGTTCTAGATCTGAACGTCTTGGGATTGTGCATTGCCACCAGAGAAGCTGTCAAGGTCATGAAAGCCAACAACATCAACGGCCACATCGTCCACATCAACAGCATTGCGGGACACACGGTGATGAACATACCACAAATAAACGTTTACCCAGCTTCGAAGTTTGCTGTTACGGCCTTGACGGAGACCCTGAGGCAAGAACTGACACATTTAAATAGCAATATCAAGATCACG AGTGTCAGTCCCGGAATGGTGGAAAGCGAGTTGACCACTCTGAGTAAGACTCAGACTCCTGAGGCCAAAGCTATGCTAGCACAGATGCCCATTTTGAAGGGTGAAGATATCGCAGATGGTGTCGTCTATGCGTTGTCAACCCCAGAACATGTCCAA ATCCACGAGCTCACAATCAAACCAGTCGGAGAAAAAGTGTAA
- the LOC138129944 gene encoding farnesol dehydrogenase-like, with protein MVLSMDRWVDKVAIVTGASSGIGKAIAASLVEQGLIVVGIARRSELVEEHSKQLSGKKGKLHAVKADVTKEEDILKAFEWTSTNIGPVHILINNAGTHKRTTLTEGKTEDWKATLDLNVLGLCIATREAVKIMKANNINGHIVHINSIAGHTVPNVPQLNVYPASKFAVTALTETLRQELTHLGSKIKVTSVSPGFVESELTTLSKSQTPEDEARLAQMPILKGEDIADGVIYALSTPEHVQINELTIKPVGEKM; from the exons ATGGTTCTCTCGATGGACAGATGGGTGGACAAAGTAGCCATTGTCACGGGTGCCAGTTCTGGAATTGGTAAAGCCATCGCCGCCTCCCTGGTAGAACAAGGCCTCATA GTGGTGGGCATAGCTCGTCGTTCTGAGCTCGTCGAAGAACATTCCAAACAACTGTCTGGAAAGAAAGGGAAACTCCACGCAGTCAAGGCTGACGTCACTAAAGAAGAAGACATCTTGAAGGCCTTCGAGTGGACCAGTACGAATATAGGACCTGTCCATATCCTTATCAACAACGCCGGTACTCACAAACGCACTACTTTGACAGAAGGCAAAACCGAAGATTGGAAGGCCACCTTGGATCTGAACGTCTTGGGCTTGTGCATTGCCACCAGAGAAGCTGTCAAGATCATGAAAGCCAACAACATCAACGGCCACATCGTCCACATCAACAGCATTGCGGGACACACAGTACCCAACGTACCCCAACTAAACGTGTACCCGGCTTCGAAGTTCGCTGTTACGGCCTTGACAGAAACACTGAGGCAAGAACTAACACATCTCGGTAGCAAAATCAAGGTCACG AGTGTCAGTCCCGGATTCGTGGAAAGCGAGTTGACCACTCTAAGTAAGAGTCAGACTCCTGAGGACGAAGCTAGGCTAGCACAGATGCCCATTTTGAAGGGTGAAGATATCGCAGATGGCGTCATCTATGCGTTGTCAACTCCGGAACATGTCCAA ATCAACGAGCTCACAATCAAGCCAGTCGGagagaaaatgtaa
- the LOC138128202 gene encoding farnesol dehydrogenase-like: MVLSMNRWAGKVAVVTGASSGIGAAIADTLVEHGPILSKKGKLHAVKADITREEDILKAFRWIADNLGPVHVLVNNAGYMKEGLLTEGDTQKWKKEFDVNVLALCIATREAIGVMRTNDIQGHVIHINSTAGHAAPKAPKLNVYSATKYAVTALTETLRQELNTLQSKIKVTVT, from the exons ATGGTGCTGTCCATGAACCGGTGGGCGGGTAAAGTGGCGGTGGTGACCGGTGCCAGCTCCGGCATCGGCGCCGCCATCGCCGACACCCTCGTCGAACACGGTCCGATCCTAA GCAAGAAGGGCAAACTCCACGCCGTCAAAGCCGACATCACCAGAGAAGAAGACATCTTGAAAGCCTTCAGATGGATCGCAGACAATTTAGGACCTGTCCACGTCTTAGTCAACAACGCCGGCTACATGAAAGAGGGATTGTTGACAGAAGGTGACACTCAAAAGTGGAAGAAAGAGTTCGACGTGAACGTCTTGGCGCTGTGCATCGCCACAAGGGAGGCGATCGGAGTGATGCGGACCAACGATATTCAAGGTCACGTCATACACATCAACAGTACCGCGGGACACGCGGCCCCCAAAGCGCCAAAATTGAATGTGTATTCCGCGACCAAGTACGCGGTGACGGCGCTCACTGAGACGCTGAGGCAAGAGTTGAACACGCTCCAAAGCAAAATTAAAGTTACGGTAACGTAG
- the LOC138129945 gene encoding farnesol dehydrogenase-like yields the protein MVLSMDRWVGKVAIVTGASSGIGKAIAASLVEHGLIVVGTARRSELVEEHSKQLSGKKGKLHGIKADFTKEEDILKTFAWTTKNLGPVHILVNNAGTTKPTNLTEGKTEDWKAVLDLNVLGLCIATREAVKVMKANNIKGHIVHINSVLGHNVFSGAHVNVYPASKYAVTALTETLRQELNHLSSKIKITSVSPGLVESELTTLNKTQSPERKAMLEKMPILKSEDIADGVVYALSTPEHVQIHELTIKPVGEIN from the exons ATGGTTCTCTCGATGGACAGATGGGTAGGCAAAGTTGCCATAGTGACAGGTGCCAGTTCAGGAATCGGCAAAGCCATCGCCGCCTCTCTAGTCGAACACGGCTTGATC GTGGTGGGTACTGCCCGTCGCTCTGAACTCGTCGAAGAACATTCCAAGCAACTATCCGGAAAGAAAGGGAAGCTCCACGGGATCAAAGCCGACTTCACTAAAGAAGAAGACATCTTGAAGACCTTCGCCTGGACCACAAAGAACTTGGGACCGGTTCACATTCTCGTCAACAACGCCGGTACTACTAAACCCACCAACTTGACAGAAGGTAAAACCGAAGACTGGAAGGCCGTTCTGGATCTGAACGTCTTGGGTTTGTGCATTGCCACCAGAGAAGCCGTCAAGGTCATGAAAGCCAACAACATCAAGGGTCACATCGTCCACATCAACAGTGTCTTGGGACACAATGTATTCAGCGGTGCACACGTGAATGTGTACCCAGCCTCCAAGTACGCTGTTACAGCCTTGACGGAGACCCTGAGGCAAGAACTGAATCATCTGAGTAGCAAAATCAAGATCACG AGCGTCAGTCCCGGATTGGTTGAGAGCGAGTTGACCACTCTGAATAAGACTCAGAGTCCTGAGAGGAAGGCTATGTTGGAAAAGATGCCCATTCTGAAAAGTGAAGACATCGCAGATGGCGTTGTCTACGCCCTGTCAACCCCGGAACACGTCCAG ATCCACGAGCTCACAATCAAACCAGTTGGAGAAATTAATTAG
- the LOC138129942 gene encoding farnesol dehydrogenase-like, which yields MVLSMDRWVGQVAIVTGASSGIGKAIAASLVEQGLIVVGIARRSELVEEHSKQLSGKKGKLHAVKADVTKEEDILKAFEWTSKKLGPVHILINNAGTHKRTTLTEGSTEDWKATLDLNVLGLCIATREAVKVMKANNINGHIIHINSVAGHTVPNVPHLNVYPAAKFAVTALTETLRQELTHLGSKIKVTSVSPGFVESELTTQRKTHTPEVKAMLAQMPILKGEDIADCVVYALSTPEHVQIHELTIKPVGEKV from the exons ATGGTTCTCTCGATGGATAGATGGGTGGGCCAAGTAGCCATCGTCACGGGTGCAAGCTCTGGCATTGGTAAAGCCATCGCCGCCTCCCTGGTAGAACAAGGCCTCATA GTGGTGGGCATAGCTCGTCGTTCTGAGCTCGTCGAAGAACATTCCAAACAACTGTCTGGAAAGAAGGGGAAACTCCACGCGGTCAAAGCTGACGTCACTAAAGAAGAAGACATATTGAAAGCCTTCGAGTGGACCAGTAAGAAACTAGGACCTGTCCATATCCTCATCAACAACGCCGGTACTCACAAACGCACTACTTTGACAGAAGGCAGCACCGAAGATTGGAAGGCCACCTTGGATCTGAACGTCTTGGGTTTATGCATTGCCACCAGAGAAGCTGTCAAGGTCATGAAAGCCAACAACATCAACGGCCACATAATCCACATCAACAGCGTTGCGGGACACACAGTACCCAACGTACCCCATCTGAACGTGTACCCGGCTGCGAAGTTCGCTGTTACGGCCTTGACAGAAACACTGAGGCAAGAACTAACACATCTCGGTAGCAAAATCAAGGTCACG AGTGTCAGTCCCGGATTCGTGGAAAGCGAGTTGACCACTCAGCGCAAGACTCATACTCCTGAGGTCAAAGCTATGCTAGCACAGATGCCCATTTTAAAGGGTGAAGATATCGCAGATTGTGTCGTCTATGCCTTGTCAACCCCAGAACATGTCCAA ATCCACGAGCTCACAATCAAACCAGTCGGAGAAAAAGTGTAA
- the LOC138129949 gene encoding farnesol dehydrogenase-like — MVLSMDRWVGKVAIVTGASSGIGKAIAASLVERGLIVVGTARRSELVEEHSKQLSGKKGKLHGFTADFTKEEDILKTFEWTTKNLGPVHILVNNAGITKETSLTEGKTEDWKATLDLNVLSLCIATREAVKVMKAKKINGHIIHINSVYGHTVFNVPNLNVYPASKFAVTALTETLRQELNHLGSKIKVTSVSPGLVESEMTTLNKAQSLERKAFLEKMPILKSDDIADSVVYALSTPEHVQIHELTIRPV; from the exons ATGGTTCTCTCGATGGACAGATGGGTGGGCAAAGTTGCCATTGTCACGGGTGCCAGTTCTGGAATTGGTAAAGCCATCGCCGCCTCTCTGGTAGAACGAGGCCTGATC GTGGTGGGTACTGCTCGTCGCTCAGAACTCGTCGAAGAACATTCCAAGCAACTCTCCGGAAAGAAAGGAAAACTCCACGGGTTTACAGCCGACTTCACTAAAGAAGAAGACATCTTGAAGACCTTCGAGTGGACCACAAAGAACCTGGGACCGGTTCATATCCTCGTCAACAACGCCGGTATTACCAAAGAGACCAGCTTGACAGAAGGTAAAACCGAAGATTGGAAGGCCACTCTGGATCTGAACGTCTTGAGTTTGTGCATTGCCACCAGAGAAGCAGTCAAGGTCATGAAAGCTAAAAAGATTAACGGGCACATCATCCATATCAACAGTGTTTATGGACACACCGTATTCAACGTACCCAACCTGAACGTGTACCCGGCTTCGAAGTTCGCTGTTACGGCCTTGACGGAGACTCTGAGGCAAGAACTGAATCATCTGGGTAGCAAGATCAAGGTCACG AGCGTCAGTCCCGGATTGGTCGAAAGCGAGATGACCACTCTGAATAAGGCTCAAAGTCTTGAGAGGAAGGCCTTCTTGGAAAAGATGCCCATTCTGAAAAGCGACGACATCGCAGATAGCGTCGTCTATGCCTTGTCAACACCGGAACACGTCCAG atCCACGAGCTCACAATCAGGCCAGTTTGA